One genomic region from Prunus persica cultivar Lovell chromosome G3, Prunus_persica_NCBIv2, whole genome shotgun sequence encodes:
- the LOC18782958 gene encoding G-type lectin S-receptor-like serine/threonine-protein kinase At4g03230: MVSKRKIRKIIIISWSVNHMFCMYFLYLFLLCTSLLCCIAKDSMTVSSLISDTQGDTIVSSGERFELGFFTPNGSSDSRRYVGIWYYGSNPKTVVWVANRDNPLSDTHGVFAMAEDGNLKVLDGSGKTYWSTSLERSSSMYRTAKLMDTGNLIVSNQEQGNHSVRILWQSFENPTDTFLPGMKMNENLVLASWKSYDDPATGNFTFQQDEEGMNHFVIWKRSMRYWKSGIAGKFIRSDEMPSSFLYLLSNFSSTTIHNDSVPYLTSSLYNDTRLVMSFWGQIQYLMWDTEKVWSLIWADPRDSCSVYNACGNFGSCKSENGLVCKCLPGFKPSSPENWNGGDYSAGCSRKSGICGNGAVSDIFLSLKMMKVGNPDSQFNAKSEMECKIECLNNCQCQAYLYEEVEITRRGGSSSSTCWIWSQDVSNLQEEYDSGRNLQVRVAVSDIESTSRNCETCGTNIIPYPLSTGPNCGDLTYYSFQCNISTGQVSFEAPAGTYQVTSIDPDTRKFVIQAKNADDCRNKNFLQLNQSSPFHLINRCNADPANFSSDFSFKAGDEVEISWDPPLEPPCSSSTDCKDWPHSTCNASQEGKKRCLCTTNSKWDSLTLNCTQEVDYSRQTGARGKMTLALIIAVTFISVAVLALLSSTFIYTYLWRRRRVKGQGSREILHKNSALYLYDSERKVKNLIESGRFKGDDTEGFDVPFFELESILVATDYFSNANKLGQGGFGPVYKGKLPGGQEIAVKRLSSCSGQGLEEFKNEVLLIAKLQHRNLVRLLGYCVEGDEKMLVYEYMANKSLDSFIFDRRLCMLLNWDMRFNIILGIARGLLYLHQDSRLRIIHRDLKTSNILLGEDMNPKISDFGLARIFGGNETAANTSRVVGTYGYMAPEYALDGLFSVKSDVFSFGVVVIEIISGKRNTGFFQPERSLSLLGYAWHSWKEEKALDLLDQTLCQSCNKDEYLKCVNVGLLCVQEDPSDRPTMSQVVFMLGSETATIPAPKQPAFIVRRCPSRSSRASSSSKPETFSNNELTITLEDGR, from the exons ATGGtaagcaaaagaaagatcagGAAAATAATCATCATTAGTTGGTCTGTAAATCACATGTTCTGTATGTACTTTCTGTACTTATTCTTGTTATGCACTTCTCTTCTGTGTTGCATTGCTAAAGATAGCATGACAGTTAGCAGTTTGATTAGTGATACTCAAGGTGATACTATTGTTTCATCAGGAGAGAGATTTGAACTTGGTTTCTTTACTCCAAATGGAAGCTCTGACAGCAGAAGATATGTTGGAATATGGTACTATGGATCGAATCCGAAAACTGTTGTGTGGGTTGCCAATAGAGACAACCCACTTTCAGATACTCATGGAGTTTTTGCTATGGCAGAAGATGGCAACCTCAAGGTATTGGATGGTAGTGGGAAAACTTACTGGTCCACAAGTCTTGAGAGATCATCATCAATGTACAGGACAGCAAAGCTCATGGACACTGGCAATCTTATTGTGAGCAATCAAGAGCAAGGAAACCATTCAGTGAGAATTCTGTGGCAGAGTTTTGAAAATCCAACTGATACATTTCTTCCAGGcatgaaaatgaatgaaaatttaGTATTGGCTTCATGGAAAAGTTATGACGATCCAGCAACTGGGAACTTCACATTTCAACAGGATGAAGAGGGAATGAACCACTTTGTTATCTGGAAAAGATCGATGAGGTACTGGAAAAGCGGAATTGCTGGCAAGTTCATTCGTTCTGATGAGATGCCTTCTTCATTTCTTTACTTGCTATCAAATTTCTCCTCAACCACAATCCACAATGACTCTGTGCCATATCTCACCTCATCACTATACAATGATACAAGACTGGTTATGAGTTTTTGGGGCCAAATTCAGTATCTGATGTGGGATACTGAGAAGGTTTGGTCTTTAATCTGGGCAGATCCTAGAGATAGCTGCAGTGTGTATAATGCATGTGGTAATTTTGGTAGCTGCAAGAGCGAAAATGGTTTGGTTTGCAAGTGTTTGCCCGGTTTCAAGCCTAGTTCACCAGAAAATTGGAATGGAGGAGATTATTCAGCTGGATGCAGTAGAAAGTCAGGAATATGTGGCAATGGTGCTGTGAGTGACATATTCTTGAGTTTAAAGATGATGAAGGTGGGAAACCCGGATTCTCAGTTTAATGCTAAAAGTGAAATGGAATGCAAAATAGAGTGCCTCAACAACTGCCAGTGCCAAGCTTATTTATATGAGGAGGTTGAAATCACACGACGGGGTGGAAGTAGTAGTTCTACATGTTGGATTTGGTCACAGGATGTCAGCAATCTTCAAGAGGAGTATGACAGTGGCCGGAACCTACAGGTTCGTGTAGCAGTTTCAGATATAG AATCAACATCGAGGAATTGTGAAACTTGTGGTACAAACATTATCCCTTATCCCTTAAGCACTGGACCAAATTGTGGTGATCTTACGTACTATAGTTTTCAGTGCAACATCTCCACGGGCCAGGTTAGCTTTGAGGCACCCGCTGGCACCTACCAAGTCACAAGCATCGATCCGGATACACGAAAGTTTGTCATCCAAGCCAAAAATGCAGATGACTgtagaaacaaaaatttccTGCAGCTCAACCAATCATCTCCCTTTCATTTGATCAACAGGTGCAATGCTGATCCGGCCAACTTTAGttctgatttttcatttaaagcAGGAGATGAAGTTGAAATTTCATGGGATCCACCATTGGAACCACCTTGTTCTTCATCCACAGACTGCAAGGACTGGCCCCATTCTACTTGTAATGCTTCTCAAGAGGGGAAGAAGAGGTGCCTCTGCACCACAAACTCTAAATGGGATAGCCTGACTTTGAATTGTACTCAGG AAGTTGATTACAGTAGGCAAACTGGTGCTCGAGGAAAGATGACCTTGGCTCTAATCATTGCAGTAACTTTTATAAGTGTAGCTGTTCTAGCTCTTCTCTCAAGTACCTTCATTTATACTTATTTATGGAGAAGGAGGAGGGTCAAGGGACAAG GAAGCAGGGAAATCCTTCATAAGAATTCAGCGCTTTACTTATATGATAGTGAgagaaaagttaaaaatttgATCGAATCAGGCCGATTTAAAGGTGATGATACAGAAGGCTTTGATGTACCCTTTTTTGAGTTGGAAAGCATACTGGTTGCTACAGATTACTTCTCCAATGCAAATAAACTTGGACAAGGGGGTTTTGGCCCTGTTTACAAG GGTAAGCTTCCAGGAGGACAAGAAATCGCTGTCAAGAGGCTCTCAAGCTGTTCAGGACAAGGATTAGAGGAATTCAAAAATGAGGTTCTGTTGATTGCCAAACTCCAACATCGAAACCTGGTTCGACTTTTGGGCTATTGTGTTGAGGGAGATGAAAAGATGTTAGTCTATGAATATATGGCCAACAAAAGCTTGGACTCATTCATATTTG ACCGAAGACTATGCATGCTATTGAACTGGGATATGCGCTTCAATATCATTCTGGGAATTGCTCGGGGGCTTCTTTATCTTCACCAAGATTCTAGGTTAAGGATTATTCATAGAGATCTCAAAACCAGCAATATTCTTCTCGGTGAGGACatgaaccccaaaatctctGACTTTGGTTTGGCTAGGATCTTCGGAGGCAACGAAACTGCAGCAAACACTAGTAGAGTAGTTGGAACATA TGGCTATATGGCTCCAGAGTATGCATTAGATGGGTTATTTTCAGTTAAATCTGATGTCTTTAGCTTTGGCGTAGTTGTAATTGAGATCATCAGTGGGAAAAGGAACACAGGATTTTTTCAGCCTGAAAGATCGTTGAGTCTTCTAGGCTAT GCATGGCATTCATGGAAAGAAGAGAAGGCACTGGATTTGCTGGACCAGACACTTTGTCAAAGCTGCAACAAGGATGAGTACTTAAAATGTGTCAATGTTGGGCTCTTATGTGTACAAGAAGATCCCAGTGATCGCCCAACCATGTCACAAGTAGTTTTCATGCTAGGCAGTGAAACTGCAACTATTCCAGCACCCAAACAACCCGCCTTTATTGTTAGGCGATGCCCTTCTAGAAGTAGCAGGGCTTCTTCTTCAAGCAAACCTGAAACATTCTCTAACAATGAGTTAACCATCACATTAGAAGATGGTCGGTAG